In Lineus longissimus chromosome 9, tnLinLong1.2, whole genome shotgun sequence, one genomic interval encodes:
- the LOC135493112 gene encoding kelch-like protein 3 isoform X1 codes for MLRCLNSRGSLHHSNGPFHQKQRRQDPNKVPMFLSDFYARERMPSSSPFGSTTTSALDSLRVLFEEKFELFMGGNNHALYLLQGLNKQRSSGLLCDVIIAADNEEFPCHRSVLAACSPYFMAMFTGEMRESVERKVNISGIDRVTMRLLIDFTYTAELQITTENAQLLLSAANLIQINSVTEACCKFLEKEMDPSNCLGIHCFAEVHSCTKLSETAKVFALDYFCEVMKNEELLSLPQDKLVEFIQDDDLRVESEDVVLTAVLNWVKHDFDARLSSLGDVLQHVRLLLVDPYFMFDTLDSEPILRDSEECKGMIEEAKRYYVLKDRRKDGSNPRCRPRKSMPITTVIFTVGGEIYNKNYLNCVDYFDIEGNLWSKAKDLPFPRCHHGAAVTDEENIYISGGYNKEKVVLNSVLRYEVAIDKWVQVENMLLPRARHAMASVDGKIYTLGGFDGQGRVKSVEQYCPFKNTWKFVANMNYAVSRLQACGFNGYLYVAGGVSDPNNQCIDALQRYNPNTDVWELLAPMPVPRSLSGLVTAGGKLYSVGGTLEMVTATRQLTCYDVEANQWTELTPMTDTRFDAGVTSLGSKIYVLSGHDGENSFFHTIEQYDTVTNKWTVLNTSMPFGRCRFGCVALHVKKRL; via the exons ATGCTCCGATGTCTCAACTCAAGGGGGTCACTTCACCACAGCAATGGACCTTTTCACCAAAAACAAAGACGACAGGACCCAAACAAA GTTCCAATGTTTTTGTCAGATTTTTATGCGAGGGAAAGGATGCCTTCCTCATCACCCTTTGGCTCAACGACCACATCCGCTCTTGACTCCCTTCGAG TCTTATTCGAGGAGAAGTTTGAGCTGTTTATGGGAGGGAACAACCATGCCCTGTATCTCCTACAAGGTCTCAACAAGCAGCGAAGCAGCGGACTATTGTGTGATGTAATCATAGCAGCAGACAACGAGGAATTCCCGTGTCATAGGAGCGTGTTGGCTGCTTGTAGTCCGTATTTTATGGCCATGTTTACAG GGGAGATGAGGGAGAGTGTGGAGAGGAAAGTAAACATTTCGGGCATTGACCGGGTGACCATGCGTCTGCTCATCGACTTCACATACACCGCTGAACTCCAGATCACAACAGAGAATGCCCAACTCCTCCTGTCAGCAGCTAATCTCATTCAAATTAACTCCGTAACAGAAGCCTGTTGCAAATTCTTAGAAAAAGAAATGGACCCAAGTAACTGTCTCGGAATTCATTGTTTTGCTGAAGTTCACAGCTGTACGAAACTTTCCGAGACGGCAAAGGTTTTTGCTTTGGACTACTTCTGCGAGGTTATGAAAAATGAGGAGTTGTTGTCACTGCCACAGGACAAGTTAGTCGAGTTTATTCAGGATGATGATCTGAGGGTTGAATCGGAAGATGTCGTACTCACAGCAGTGTTGAATTGGGTCAAACACGACTTCGATGCACGATTGTCGAGTCTGGGGGACGTTCTCCAACATGTTCGTCTTCTATTGGTGGATCCTTACTTCATGTTCGATACGCTGGATTCAGAGCCAATACTCCGGGACTCAGAAGAATGTAAAGGGATGATTGAGGAAGCTAAGCGATATTATGTGCTGAAG GATCGAAGAAAAGATGGCTCCAATCCTCGTTGCCGCCCCCGAAAGTCAATGCCAATCACCACGGTCATCTTCACAGTCGGGGGAGAGATTTATAACAAAAATTACCTCAACTGTGTCGACTATTTTGACATTGAAGGAAACTTGTGGAGTAAGGCAAAGGACCTGCCATTCCCACGGTGTCACCACGGTGCTGCAGTTACAGACGAAGAAAACATTTATATATCAG GTGGTTATAATAAGGAAAAAGTGGTGCTAAACAGCGTGCTGAGGTATGAGGTTGCAATCGACAAATGGGTACAAGTCGAGAACATGCTCCTTCCAAGGGCAAGACATG CCATGGCCTCTGTGGATGGAAAGATCTACACCCTTGGAGGATTTGATGGACAAGGGCGCGTAAAGTCTGTCGAGCAATACTGCCCTTTCAAAAATACTTGGAAGTTTGTGGCCAATATGAATTATGCTGTCAGTCGCCTACAAGCATGTGGTTTTAATGGCTATTTATATGTCGCAG GTGGAGTATCAGACCCCAACAATCAGTGCATAGATGCCTTACAGAGGTACAATCCTAATACAGACGTCTGGGAATTG CTTGCCCCGATGCCTGTACCACGGTCCCTGAGCGGTCTAGTAACAGCTGGTGGTAAACTTTATTCAGTGGGAGGGACGTTAGAAATGGTAACAGCCACGCGGCAGCTTACCTGCTATGATGTGGAGGCAAATCAGTGGACGGAGTTGACACCAATGACTGATACACGGTTTGATGCAG GTGTCACATCCTTGGGCAGCAAGATCTATGTTTTGAGCGGCCATGATGGAGAAAACTCATTCTTTCATACAATCGAACAATACGACACAGTCACCAACAAATGGACAGTTCTCAACACCTCCATGCCTTTTGGACGTTGTCGGTTTGGATGTGTGGCATTACACGTGAAGAAAAGACTGTAA
- the LOC135493112 gene encoding kelch-like protein 3 isoform X2: MFLSDFYARERMPSSSPFGSTTTSALDSLRVLFEEKFELFMGGNNHALYLLQGLNKQRSSGLLCDVIIAADNEEFPCHRSVLAACSPYFMAMFTGEMRESVERKVNISGIDRVTMRLLIDFTYTAELQITTENAQLLLSAANLIQINSVTEACCKFLEKEMDPSNCLGIHCFAEVHSCTKLSETAKVFALDYFCEVMKNEELLSLPQDKLVEFIQDDDLRVESEDVVLTAVLNWVKHDFDARLSSLGDVLQHVRLLLVDPYFMFDTLDSEPILRDSEECKGMIEEAKRYYVLKDRRKDGSNPRCRPRKSMPITTVIFTVGGEIYNKNYLNCVDYFDIEGNLWSKAKDLPFPRCHHGAAVTDEENIYISGGYNKEKVVLNSVLRYEVAIDKWVQVENMLLPRARHAMASVDGKIYTLGGFDGQGRVKSVEQYCPFKNTWKFVANMNYAVSRLQACGFNGYLYVAGGVSDPNNQCIDALQRYNPNTDVWELLAPMPVPRSLSGLVTAGGKLYSVGGTLEMVTATRQLTCYDVEANQWTELTPMTDTRFDAGVTSLGSKIYVLSGHDGENSFFHTIEQYDTVTNKWTVLNTSMPFGRCRFGCVALHVKKRL; the protein is encoded by the exons ATGTTTTTGTCAGATTTTTATGCGAGGGAAAGGATGCCTTCCTCATCACCCTTTGGCTCAACGACCACATCCGCTCTTGACTCCCTTCGAG TCTTATTCGAGGAGAAGTTTGAGCTGTTTATGGGAGGGAACAACCATGCCCTGTATCTCCTACAAGGTCTCAACAAGCAGCGAAGCAGCGGACTATTGTGTGATGTAATCATAGCAGCAGACAACGAGGAATTCCCGTGTCATAGGAGCGTGTTGGCTGCTTGTAGTCCGTATTTTATGGCCATGTTTACAG GGGAGATGAGGGAGAGTGTGGAGAGGAAAGTAAACATTTCGGGCATTGACCGGGTGACCATGCGTCTGCTCATCGACTTCACATACACCGCTGAACTCCAGATCACAACAGAGAATGCCCAACTCCTCCTGTCAGCAGCTAATCTCATTCAAATTAACTCCGTAACAGAAGCCTGTTGCAAATTCTTAGAAAAAGAAATGGACCCAAGTAACTGTCTCGGAATTCATTGTTTTGCTGAAGTTCACAGCTGTACGAAACTTTCCGAGACGGCAAAGGTTTTTGCTTTGGACTACTTCTGCGAGGTTATGAAAAATGAGGAGTTGTTGTCACTGCCACAGGACAAGTTAGTCGAGTTTATTCAGGATGATGATCTGAGGGTTGAATCGGAAGATGTCGTACTCACAGCAGTGTTGAATTGGGTCAAACACGACTTCGATGCACGATTGTCGAGTCTGGGGGACGTTCTCCAACATGTTCGTCTTCTATTGGTGGATCCTTACTTCATGTTCGATACGCTGGATTCAGAGCCAATACTCCGGGACTCAGAAGAATGTAAAGGGATGATTGAGGAAGCTAAGCGATATTATGTGCTGAAG GATCGAAGAAAAGATGGCTCCAATCCTCGTTGCCGCCCCCGAAAGTCAATGCCAATCACCACGGTCATCTTCACAGTCGGGGGAGAGATTTATAACAAAAATTACCTCAACTGTGTCGACTATTTTGACATTGAAGGAAACTTGTGGAGTAAGGCAAAGGACCTGCCATTCCCACGGTGTCACCACGGTGCTGCAGTTACAGACGAAGAAAACATTTATATATCAG GTGGTTATAATAAGGAAAAAGTGGTGCTAAACAGCGTGCTGAGGTATGAGGTTGCAATCGACAAATGGGTACAAGTCGAGAACATGCTCCTTCCAAGGGCAAGACATG CCATGGCCTCTGTGGATGGAAAGATCTACACCCTTGGAGGATTTGATGGACAAGGGCGCGTAAAGTCTGTCGAGCAATACTGCCCTTTCAAAAATACTTGGAAGTTTGTGGCCAATATGAATTATGCTGTCAGTCGCCTACAAGCATGTGGTTTTAATGGCTATTTATATGTCGCAG GTGGAGTATCAGACCCCAACAATCAGTGCATAGATGCCTTACAGAGGTACAATCCTAATACAGACGTCTGGGAATTG CTTGCCCCGATGCCTGTACCACGGTCCCTGAGCGGTCTAGTAACAGCTGGTGGTAAACTTTATTCAGTGGGAGGGACGTTAGAAATGGTAACAGCCACGCGGCAGCTTACCTGCTATGATGTGGAGGCAAATCAGTGGACGGAGTTGACACCAATGACTGATACACGGTTTGATGCAG GTGTCACATCCTTGGGCAGCAAGATCTATGTTTTGAGCGGCCATGATGGAGAAAACTCATTCTTTCATACAATCGAACAATACGACACAGTCACCAACAAATGGACAGTTCTCAACACCTCCATGCCTTTTGGACGTTGTCGGTTTGGATGTGTGGCATTACACGTGAAGAAAAGACTGTAA